From Mumia sp. ZJ1417:
CGATCGCCGTGGACGTGATCCGGACTCCCGCGGGCGACGACGTCGCGTTGCGCCTGCTCGCGATCGAGCGCGCGCTGTCGGAGGCGATCGAGACGTACGAGCCCGACGTCGTCGCCGTCGAGCGCGTCTTCAGCCAGAACAACGTCTCCACGGTCATGGGCACCGCGCAGGCCAGCGGCGTCGCGATGGTCGCCGCCGCGCGCCGCGGTCTCCCCGTCGCGCTCCACACGCCGAGCGAGGTGAAGGCCGCCGTCACCGGCAGCGGCCGCGCTGACAAGGCCCAGGTCACCGCCATGGTCACGCGGATCCTCGGCCTGGAGGTGGCGCCGAGGCCCGCTGACGCCGCGGATGCACTCGCGCTCGCCATCTGCCACGTATGGCGTGGCACCTCGGTCAACCGGCTCGATGCCGCGCTCGCCGCCGCCCGGAAGCCGAGCGGCCCGACCCGTACCGCCGCCGAGCCCATCCGTTCACGGATCCCCAGCAGCCCCCCTGCTGCCCCCGCTCCCCACAGAAGGAAGGCCCGATGATCGCCTTCGTCCGCGGCACGGTCGCCGCCACCGCCCTCGACTCCGCCGTGCTCGACGTCGGCGGCATCGGCATGCTCGTCCAGTGCACGCCCGGCACCCTCGCCGGCTTGCGGCACGGCGAGCAGGCGCAGGTGGCGACGAGCCTGGTGGTGCGCGAGGACTCGATGACGCTGTACGGGTTCGGGGACGACGACGAGCGCGACACGTTCGAGCTCGCCCAGACCGCGAGCGGTGTCGGCCCGAAGGTCGCCCAGGCGATCATCGCCGTGCTCGGCCCCGAGGGGCTGCGACGGGCGATCGCCGAGGAGGACTTCAAGTCGCTCACGAAGGTGCCTGGCATCGGGACCAAGGGAGCGCAGCGGATCGTGCTGGAGCTCAAGGACCGCATCGGCGCCGTACGCACGGTGGCGGCTCCCGCCGCAGCGGCCGCCGCTCCGGGCGAGGCCGACTGGCGTCCCCAGGTCCACGGTGCGCTCGTCGGCCTGGGATGGAGCGCCCGCGAGGCCGATAACGCCGTCGCTGCTGTCGTGGCCGTCGCCGCCGAGCAGGTCGAGAACGCCGGGACGGTCGACGTGTCCGTCCTGCTGCGCGCAGCCCTGCGTACGCTCTCGAAGGCATGAGGGAGGAGCCCGCACCCATGGACGACCATGATCTCGACGCCCGACACCTCGACGCCGCCGAGCAGGCTGAGCTCGAAGCACGGCTCGTACGCCCCGAGGTCGTCTCGGAGGAGCAGGCGTACGAGGCGGCGCTGCGGCCGCGCTCGCTCGAGGAGCTGATCGGCCAGGAGCGTGTCCGCGAGCAGCTCACGCTCGTCCTGACCGCGGCCCGCGGCCGCGGGCGCACCCCCGACCACGTCCTTCTCTCCGGTCCACCGGGGCTCGGCAAGACGACGCTGGCGATGATCATCGCGGCCGAGCTCGGCACGTCGCTGCGGCTCACCAGTGGCCCGGCGATCCAGCACGCCGGCGACCTCGCAGCGATTCTCTCGGGCATCAACGAGGGCGACGTCCTCTTCGTCGACGAGATCCACCGCATGTCGCGGCCCGCCGAGGAGCTGCTCTACATGGCGATGGAGGACTTCCGGGTCGACGTCATCATCGGCAAGGGCCCAGGGGCGACAGCGATCCCGCTGCAGATCCCGCAGTTCACCCTCGTCGGTGCGACGACGCGCGCGGGGCTCCTGCCCGGGCCGCTGCGTGACCGGTTCGGGTTCACCGCGCAGCTGGAGTATTACGAGGCGAGCGAGCTCCACCGCATCGTCGAGCGCTCCGCCGCGCTCCTCGGTGTGCAGACCACCCCCAAGGGCGGCCTCGAGATCGCCTCGCGCTCCCGTGGGACCCCGCGTATCGCCAACCGTCTCCTGCGCCGCGTGCGCGACTACGCAGAGGTGCGGGGGAGCGGTGTCGTCGACCTCGACATCGCCCATCGTGCCCTCGACCTGTACGAGGTCGACCGGCTCGGGCTCGACCGCCTCGACCGCGCCGTCCTGGACGCGCTCTGCCGCAGCTTCGCGGGCGGGCCGGTAGGGGTGTCGACGTTGGCCGTCGCCGTGGGGGAGGAGCGCGAGACGGTCGAGGAGGTGGCCGAGCCGTTCCTCGTACGACAGGGGTTCTTGGCACGGACGCCGCGGGGCCGGGTCGCGACGCCCGCCGCATGGGAGCACCTCGGGCTGCGGGCGCCGAGGCCGGCGACCGATCCCACGCTGCCGTTGGACTGAGGGGCGACCGCTAGACTTTCCTACGCACGACATAGCGCCCGACCATCACGCCTGGAGCCACCGTGAACGACGTTGCAGCCCTGCTGCCGATCATCTTGCTCGTCCTCGTCTTCTACTTCTTCATCATGCGGCCGCAGAGCAAGCGGCGCCGCGAGTTCGTCGACATGCAGCAGAAGGTGCAGATCGGGTCGCGCGTGATGATCACGAGCGGC
This genomic window contains:
- the ruvC gene encoding crossover junction endodeoxyribonuclease RuvC codes for the protein MIRVLGVDPGLTRCGVGVVEGRVGRPLRAIAVDVIRTPAGDDVALRLLAIERALSEAIETYEPDVVAVERVFSQNNVSTVMGTAQASGVAMVAAARRGLPVALHTPSEVKAAVTGSGRADKAQVTAMVTRILGLEVAPRPADAADALALAICHVWRGTSVNRLDAALAAARKPSGPTRTAAEPIRSRIPSSPPAAPAPHRRKAR
- the ruvA gene encoding Holliday junction branch migration protein RuvA; its protein translation is MIAFVRGTVAATALDSAVLDVGGIGMLVQCTPGTLAGLRHGEQAQVATSLVVREDSMTLYGFGDDDERDTFELAQTASGVGPKVAQAIIAVLGPEGLRRAIAEEDFKSLTKVPGIGTKGAQRIVLELKDRIGAVRTVAAPAAAAAAPGEADWRPQVHGALVGLGWSAREADNAVAAVVAVAAEQVENAGTVDVSVLLRAALRTLSKA
- the ruvB gene encoding Holliday junction branch migration DNA helicase RuvB, yielding MDDHDLDARHLDAAEQAELEARLVRPEVVSEEQAYEAALRPRSLEELIGQERVREQLTLVLTAARGRGRTPDHVLLSGPPGLGKTTLAMIIAAELGTSLRLTSGPAIQHAGDLAAILSGINEGDVLFVDEIHRMSRPAEELLYMAMEDFRVDVIIGKGPGATAIPLQIPQFTLVGATTRAGLLPGPLRDRFGFTAQLEYYEASELHRIVERSAALLGVQTTPKGGLEIASRSRGTPRIANRLLRRVRDYAEVRGSGVVDLDIAHRALDLYEVDRLGLDRLDRAVLDALCRSFAGGPVGVSTLAVAVGEERETVEEVAEPFLVRQGFLARTPRGRVATPAAWEHLGLRAPRPATDPTLPLD